TCGCTCTCCACCCAGAGCCGTCCGCCACAGTGTCCGACGATCTCGCGGCAGATGGGCAGGCCCAGACCCGTGCCCTGCGGTTTGTCGGTCAGCGTGTCTCCCACCTGGCGGAACTTCTCGAAGATGATCTCCTGGTCCTGCCGGCTGATGCCGATGCCATTATCGGTGACATCCACCCGGAGACAGGTCTCCTCCCGTCGGAGTGTGACCCGTACGCGTCCGGCTTCGCGGCTGCAGAACTTGCTCGCGTTCGACAGCAGATTGATCATCACCTGGATCAGCCGATCGCGGTCCGCCGGGATGCTCGGCACCGCCGGGGGCAATTCGACGTCGAGCGCGATGCCGCGATCACGGTAGAGCTGGCTCGTTGCGGCCACGGACTCCTCGATCACTTCCCGCAGATCGACGTCGACGACGTGCCACTCGGCCTTGCCCGACTCGATCTTGGCCAGGTCCAGCACCTGGTTGATGAGGCGGGTGAGGCGCTCGGATTCCTTGATCACGATCGTGAGAAAGCGGGTGCGCTCGGCTTCCTCGAGCTGCGGGTTGTCGCGGAGGATCTCCGAGAACGCACGGATCGAGGTGAGTGGCGTGCGCAGCTCGTGCGTGACGGTGGAGATGAAGTCGTCCTTGAGGCGATCGAGCTCCTTCAACCGCTCGTTGGCCGCGCGCAGCTCGGTAGTCGCCGCCTCCAGCTCGCGTGACTTTTCCTCCAGTCGATGGCTGTAGGCGATGACCTGCGAGGCCTCGTCGAGGATGCTCATGACCTCGTCGAGGCCGATCGGCTCCTCATCGACCACCGACGCCACCATGGCGCGCGCCGACGCCGCCCCGATCGCACCGGCGAGCTGCGTCTCGGCGAAATTCACCAGTTCCGCGTTTGCCTTCAGCTTTTGCTTGGATGGGATGCCTTGCTGGCGGGCATAGGCGTCAAACGCCTCGTGTGCCCGCGCCGGCCCGAGAAAGCGTCCGAGCAGTTCCTCCAGGGCGGCCACCGACGCCGTGCCGCGCCACAGCCGCGCCCACTCCGAGTTGGCGTTGCGGTCGAGCGCGTCGACGAAAAGCGATGCCTGCCGATGTTCCTCCACGCTCTGACGCCCGAGCAGCGAGACCGTGACATAGGCGCCGATGTTGAAGAGCATGCTCCAGATCATTGCGTGCGTGATCTGGTCCAGGCCGTCCAGACCGAGGAAATGCAAGGGCCGCAGGAGGGCGATGCCGAACGGTCCCTGCTCGATGAAGGAAAGCGCAATCCACCCCGACTTCGCGATCGCCGGAAGGAGGAGGGTGTAGATCCAGATCGCGAACCCTGCAGACATCCCTGCCAGGGCACCGGAACGCGTGCCGCCCTTCCAGAAGAGCCCGCCCAGGAGCGCCGGCCCGAACTGGGCGACGGCGGCGAAGGAGATGAGGCCGATGGAAACCAGCGCATAGGCCTCCCCCGCCAGCCGGAAATAGAGATAGC
This Betaproteobacteria bacterium DNA region includes the following protein-coding sequences:
- a CDS encoding histidine kinase — protein: RYGKSALLGGLVTVIAVIGIVPYISLQLKAVSTSFTIVVQYPRIAMPTTLGATPLFSDTALYVALLLAAFTIAFGTRHLDASERHEGMVAAIAVESMVKLVAFLAVGIFVTFVLYDGLADLFDRTAVEVQTSRLLAPPHLGTDGDSYASWVWLTILSMLALLLLPRQFQVAVVENVDEKYVGTAMWLFPLYMLAMNIFVLPIAVGGLLRFPGGHVDPDTFVLTLPMAEHWEGLALLVFVGGLSAATGMVIVETIALSTMVCNDLVMPVLLRWRALGVHEARDLSRLLLAVRRGAIVAILLLGYLYFRLAGEAYALVSIGLISFAAVAQFGPALLGGLFWKGGTRSGALAGMSAGFAIWIYTLLLPAIAKSGWIALSFIEQGPFGIALLRPLHFLGLDGLDQITHAMIWSMLFNIGAYVTVSLLGRQSVEEHRQASLFVDALDRNANSEWARLWRGTASVAALEELLGRFLGPARAHEAFDAYARQQGIPSKQKLKANAELVNFAETQLAGAIGAASARAMVASVVDEEPIGLDEVMSILDEASQVIAYSHRLEEKSRELEAATTELRAANERLKELDRLKDDFISTVTHELRTPLTSIRAFSEILRDNPQLEEAERTRFLTIVIKESERLTRLINQVLDLAKIESGKAEWHVVDVDLREVIEESVAATSQLYRDRGIALDVELPPAVPSIPADRDRLIQVMINLLSNASKFCSREAGRVRVTLRREETCLRVDVTDNGIGISRQDQEIIFEKFRQVGDTLTDKPQGTGLGLPICREIVGHCGGRLWVESELGCGATFSFALPLPQEQRQAVATPSLATP